TATTTTCTTCGACAACAAACCTGCAAGCAAAAACCCTTGGACAAAAGAAATTTGGGTGTATGATTATCGAACTAACATACATCATACCTTAAAGAAAAATCCATTAAATATTGATGTTTTAAAAGACTTCATTGCTTGTTACAAACCCGACAACAGAAACAAACGAAAAGAAACTTACAACGCAGAAACCAATCCCGAAGGACGTTGGAGAAAGTTTACTTATAATGAAATCATTGCAAGAGACAAAACCAGTTTAGACATTTCTTGGCTCAAAGATAAATCATTGGCAGACCTTGACAATTTGCCCGACCCTGATGTATTGGCGGAGGACATTATTGAAAACTTAGAAGCAGGACTAGCAAGTTTTAGAGAAATTATGTCGACATTAAATACAAAATAGCCATCGCACAGGTGTAAGCACATTTGCAATTCGCACAAGCCAACGCACAGACCAAAAATTGCAAAAGAGTTATAGCGTTAATTTCCAAATTAATTCGCAAATATTTTTTATGTTTGCACCATAGGGTTGTTTTTAGGTGATGCCGTATTTGTATCTTTTGATGTTTGGTGCCCTTCTAAAGCAACCTTTCTTTTTTTGTAATTTCTATTTGATACTGGAGCTTCTGTTCCTAATTGCTGGTATCTTCTATTTGTTTTGTTTACCATTAATTTCATTTCTTCATTTTGCTCAGGCTGATTTGTTCGTTCCTGATTTTTAATGTCGGTTTGTGGTTTGATTTTTAACGTCAAAAGTAATTAATCTCAGTTTACTCCCCAACTTTTAAATGTGACCCCAAATCTAAGAGGTGTTGTGGATGTCAAATTCTTCCTTTTTAGGCTTTACAAACTTTTTGCGTAAAATTTACTCCCCAGAAAATGAATGTGACCCCATTTATCCCTTATGCGTTATGAAATATTTTTTTGATAATAACTAAGAGTGCTTCAGAACCAACTGCTCGATCAGTTAAAAACTTCGCTCGGTGGGTTGCTTCCTTCGCAGGGATATTTCTGTAGTTTACTTATCCCAAAAACCCTTAATCTTCTCCGCCATTTCAGCCAATGCTTCAGGGCTAGGATTTAATTTAGCTCGGGTAAAAT
The genomic region above belongs to Bacteroidota bacterium and contains:
- a CDS encoding N-6 DNA methylase, producing HIRSMLKTTGMAAVVLPDNVLFEGGAGETVRKKLLETTDLHTILRLPTGIFYAQGVKANVIFFDNKPASKNPWTKEIWVYDYRTNIHHTLKKNPLNIDVLKDFIACYKPDNRNKRKETYNAETNPEGRWRKFTYNEIIARDKTSLDISWLKDKSLADLDNLPDPDVLAEDIIENLEAGLASFREIMSTLNTK